One window of the Perca flavescens isolate YP-PL-M2 chromosome 16, PFLA_1.0, whole genome shotgun sequence genome contains the following:
- the ak1 gene encoding adenylate kinase isoenzyme 1, producing MAEKIKDAKIIFVVGGPGSGKGTQCEKVVAKYGYTHLSSGDLLRAEVSSGSERGKQLQAIMQKGELVPLDTVLDMIKDAMIAKADVSKGYLIDGYPREVKQGEEFEKKIGKPCLLLYVDAKGETMVKRLLKRGETSGRSDDNEETIKKRLDLYYKATEPVIAFYESRGIVRKVDSELPVDEVFSQVSKAIDALK from the exons ATGGCAG AAAAAATTAAAGATGCCAAGATCATCTTTGTTGTCG gTGGGCCTGGCTCTGGAAAGGGCACCCAGTGTGAGAAGGTAGTTGCAAAGTATGGCTACACCCACCTGTCATCTGGGGATCTGCTCCGTGCTGAGGTGTCTTCTGGCTCTGAGAGGGGCAAGCAGCTCCAGGCCATCATGCAGAAGGGAGAGCTTGTCCCCCTG GACACAGTCTTAGACATGATTAAGGATGCCATGATCGCCAAGGCTGATGTCTCCAAGGGCTACCTTATTGATGGCTACCCCCGTGAGGTGAAGCAGGGCGAGGAGTTTGAGAAAAAG ATCGGCAAACCCTGCCTGCTGCTGTACGTTGATGCAAAAGGAGAGACCATGGTCAAGAGGCTTTTGAAGCGTGGTGAGACAAGTGGCCGTTCTGATGACAATGAGGAGACCATCAAGAAGCGCCTGGACTTGTATTACAAAGCAACTGAGCCAGTCATTGCCTTTTACGAGAGCCGGGGCATTGTCAGGAAG GTTGACTCTGAGCTGCCAGTGGATGAGGTCTTCAGCCAAGTTTCCAAGGCTATTGATGCACTGAAGTAA